One stretch of Acidobacteriota bacterium DNA includes these proteins:
- a CDS encoding tetratricopeptide repeat protein, protein MKDRILPILLGSCFVILVTFALVLSQVIKPEIQQCIEDGDTEKAIALLKAEIEADPSYHMNYYVLGQLYYDCDQYALAKEQFEDALDKKSKHYESLYYLSRSLIMLGELDEAGEAIQEGLKKAKKLKAQFENGLGLLSMAREDYQEADRAFRRALAESDRVEADKLKDLRNAPISEEDRQLVIDSLRAEHASQNAEYHINLGDANFFQGVPSLAAVEYEKALQVDTGSLEVYYHWAEACLDMRDYNCAMEKLRVVLTKDSTHAQAWMRAGGIYFKAALSSRTRAEREERFKETIGSYKRYLELSQAQPDSSTVRPFFELAMAYTNIFGYEEAVAYFEQVLGIPYEPRDVYFYYGKALWGIRQFAKGAEMLLRHLDWIKEQPAEYSTAIQDAEVYQLLGDCYFYQQPKDFSKAIKYYKQSLESAPDQKRVLQNTAVAYHSVQSYVQAIEFYDRRIALGIDSASASIYKNAGYCALNIANAQRSDEGDLDMEEEEEELAGPDPDTNFYEVAIGYLDHYLEYSLNDDRVVLLVANTYLYQLADCANGVTYFERLLALDPSSCVAKKSLGYAYFGGVCEKNYTEALGYLTDAYTCVTDSGGPCADNDITKWIAQCYHLRAVETKGEAKADFKNAFDWYAKVLQCDPSDTEAKEAQDNIRYEY, encoded by the coding sequence TTGAAAGACCGCATCTTACCGATATTGCTCGGCTCGTGCTTCGTGATTCTTGTCACGTTCGCGCTGGTGCTCAGCCAGGTCATCAAGCCGGAGATTCAGCAGTGTATCGAAGACGGTGACACCGAGAAGGCGATTGCGCTCCTGAAAGCGGAAATAGAGGCGGATCCGTCTTACCACATGAATTACTACGTGTTGGGGCAGCTCTACTATGACTGCGACCAGTACGCTCTGGCTAAGGAACAGTTTGAAGATGCCCTGGATAAAAAGAGCAAGCATTACGAATCTCTTTACTATCTCTCACGCTCGCTCATCATGCTCGGCGAGCTTGACGAGGCCGGGGAGGCAATACAAGAGGGGCTGAAAAAGGCCAAGAAACTCAAGGCCCAGTTCGAGAACGGCCTGGGCCTCCTGAGCATGGCCCGTGAAGATTACCAGGAGGCCGACCGGGCCTTCCGTCGCGCGCTGGCAGAGAGCGACCGAGTCGAAGCTGATAAGCTCAAGGACCTCAGGAACGCACCCATTTCTGAGGAGGACCGGCAGCTGGTGATTGACTCGCTCCGGGCTGAGCACGCCAGTCAGAACGCCGAGTACCACATCAACCTGGGAGACGCCAACTTCTTCCAGGGTGTACCGTCATTGGCCGCCGTTGAGTACGAAAAGGCTCTCCAGGTCGATACCGGTTCGCTGGAGGTCTACTACCACTGGGCCGAGGCCTGCCTCGACATGAGGGACTACAACTGCGCCATGGAGAAGCTGAGAGTTGTCCTTACGAAGGACAGCACTCACGCCCAGGCCTGGATGCGGGCAGGCGGCATCTACTTCAAGGCGGCCCTCTCGTCGCGAACGCGCGCCGAACGGGAGGAGCGTTTCAAGGAAACCATCGGGTCGTACAAGCGCTACCTCGAGTTGTCTCAGGCCCAGCCTGACTCGTCCACGGTTCGCCCGTTTTTCGAGTTGGCTATGGCCTACACGAATATTTTCGGCTATGAGGAAGCGGTCGCGTACTTTGAGCAGGTTCTCGGTATCCCCTATGAGCCGAGGGATGTGTATTTCTATTACGGTAAGGCTCTATGGGGAATCCGACAGTTCGCGAAGGGCGCAGAAATGCTGCTTCGGCATCTGGACTGGATTAAAGAGCAGCCTGCGGAGTATTCCACCGCTATACAAGATGCTGAAGTTTATCAACTTCTCGGCGACTGCTATTTCTATCAGCAGCCGAAGGACTTCTCGAAGGCCATCAAGTACTACAAGCAGTCGCTCGAATCGGCTCCCGATCAAAAGCGGGTCCTGCAAAACACCGCTGTGGCTTACCACAGTGTCCAGAGCTACGTTCAGGCCATAGAGTTCTACGACCGCCGGATCGCCCTCGGCATCGACAGCGCTTCCGCCAGCATTTACAAGAACGCCGGCTACTGTGCTCTCAATATCGCTAATGCGCAGCGAAGCGATGAAGGCGACCTGGATATGGAGGAAGAAGAGGAAGAGCTGGCCGGCCCGGATCCCGACACGAACTTCTACGAGGTCGCGATCGGCTATCTGGACCATTACCTTGAGTATAGCTTGAATGATGACAGAGTCGTCTTGCTTGTTGCCAATACGTATCTGTATCAACTTGCCGACTGCGCCAACGGCGTGACCTATTTCGAACGACTCCTGGCTCTGGACCCCTCCAGTTGCGTGGCCAAGAAGTCGCTCGGTTACGCCTACTTTGGCGGTGTTTGCGAGAAGAACTACACCGAGGCACTCGGGTATCTCACGGACGCGTACACCTGTGTTACCGATTCCGGGGGGCCCTGTGCCGACAACGACATTACCAAGTGGATCGCCCAGTGTTATCACCTGCGGGCCGTTGAGACCAAAGGTGAAGCCAAGGCTGATTTCAAGAACGCCTTTGATTGGTATGCCAAGGTGCTGCAGTGCGATCCGAGCGACACTGAGGCCAAGGAGGCGCAGGACAACATAAGGTACGAGTATTGA
- a CDS encoding MotA/TolQ/ExbB proton channel family protein has protein sequence MVKQTLFVTLNAIVAFAIGFGLWYGVFRTSESPIIHSIYQGGPLVVLLIMILIMLLVFVIERYFSLYSVAKGRSSVQVFFKKLVTLLQTDDYEGALAACDKQRGTTANVLRSGIERYRDLRSDASIDADKRLQLTQSAIEEANALEGPLLERNLIALSTIASIATMVGLLGTTIGMIRAFAATGNVEGGVIDATQLAVGISEALVNTAGGLTSGILGIFFYNFFVNKVDAFNYTTDEATFEVLQILKTKEGK, from the coding sequence GTGGTTAAGCAAACACTCTTCGTAACGCTCAACGCCATCGTCGCCTTTGCTATCGGATTCGGTCTCTGGTACGGAGTGTTCAGGACGTCTGAATCGCCGATCATCCATTCCATTTATCAGGGGGGTCCGCTGGTAGTGCTGTTGATCATGATCCTGATCATGTTGCTTGTCTTCGTGATCGAGCGCTATTTCTCACTGTACTCAGTCGCCAAGGGCCGCAGTTCGGTCCAGGTGTTCTTCAAGAAGCTTGTGACCCTTCTCCAGACCGATGACTACGAGGGCGCCCTGGCTGCCTGCGACAAACAGCGCGGTACTACTGCCAACGTCCTTCGATCCGGCATTGAACGCTACAGGGATCTCAGGAGCGATGCTTCCATCGACGCCGACAAGCGGCTTCAGCTCACGCAGTCAGCGATTGAAGAGGCCAACGCCCTCGAGGGTCCGCTGCTGGAGAGGAATCTTATCGCCCTGTCAACCATCGCCTCGATTGCCACCATGGTGGGTCTGCTCGGCACGACCATCGGCATGATCCGCGCCTTTGCCGCCACCGGCAACGTGGAAGGCGGTGTTATCGATGCCACCCAGTTGGCGGTCGGAATCTCCGAGGCGCTGGTCAACACCGCCGGCGGTCTGACCTCCGGGATCCTCGGGATCTTTTTCTACAACTTCTTTGTAAACAAGGTGGACGCCTTTAATTACACTACTGACGAAGCCACGTTTGAGGTGTTACAGATTCTGAAGACCAAAGAAGGCAAGTAA
- a CDS encoding biopolymer transporter ExbD — MGIKKKRRISIRIDMTPMVDIAFLLLIFYMATTQFKPPEARAVELPQSHSQIELPDKDVINITVTKHDSIYVDYVQLVNINIDGQDIQTKGRVVRTCDIYNVSSEILRARSKNVRALVVIKADRDAGFGVMQDVMRSMQENHLERFLIITDNEMEEAEA, encoded by the coding sequence ATGGGGATTAAGAAAAAGCGTCGGATCTCCATCAGGATCGATATGACGCCTATGGTCGATATCGCCTTCCTGCTGTTGATCTTCTACATGGCCACCACTCAGTTCAAGCCGCCGGAGGCGCGCGCGGTCGAGTTGCCGCAGTCGCACTCGCAGATTGAGCTGCCGGACAAAGACGTTATTAATATCACCGTTACCAAGCATGACTCCATCTACGTGGACTACGTGCAGTTGGTGAACATCAACATTGACGGCCAGGACATTCAGACCAAAGGGCGCGTGGTGCGCACGTGCGATATTTATAACGTGTCCAGCGAAATCCTCCGGGCGCGCAGCAAAAATGTCCGGGCCCTGGTCGTGATTAAAGCCGACCGGGACGCAGGCTTCGGGGTGATGCAGGATGTTATGCGGTCGATGCAGGAAAACCACCTCGAACGCTTCCTCATCATCACCGACAACGAGATGGAGGAGGCCGAAGCCTGA
- a CDS encoding biopolymer transporter ExbD, with product MAGEVAERAAKPGKKGLRRPKRRLAIRIDMTPMVDIAFLLLIFYMVTTVFSMPQAMEINLPPVEQEEQVEIRESNLLTVRVDSENRYWWNLKTPTPENLPKLLPGDPAKPDTVAYTFYPDTLRGLLVQQNRQNPRLSTLVLIHRDARYEDMVNILDEIDVIERSWNQNTADRLGVKVSEIPSDQKFSYRYAIGKWEERDDRVMTAAQAQVSQEGGL from the coding sequence ATGGCCGGCGAAGTAGCCGAACGCGCAGCAAAGCCCGGGAAAAAGGGATTACGGCGCCCCAAGAGGCGGTTAGCCATCCGCATCGACATGACGCCGATGGTGGATATCGCCTTCCTGTTGCTCATCTTCTACATGGTGACGACGGTGTTCTCGATGCCGCAGGCAATGGAGATCAACCTGCCGCCGGTGGAGCAGGAGGAGCAGGTCGAGATCCGGGAATCCAACCTGCTTACGGTACGGGTGGACAGTGAGAACCGTTACTGGTGGAATCTAAAGACGCCCACTCCGGAGAACCTGCCGAAGCTCCTTCCGGGCGACCCGGCTAAGCCGGACACCGTGGCTTACACGTTTTACCCGGACACCCTGCGCGGTCTGTTGGTCCAACAGAATCGCCAGAACCCGAGGCTGAGCACGCTTGTTCTTATTCATAGAGACGCCCGATACGAGGATATGGTCAACATCCTGGACGAGATTGACGTCATAGAACGCTCCTGGAATCAAAATACGGCCGATCGCCTTGGTGTTAAGGTCAGCGAGATTCCGAGCGACCAGAAATTCTCGTACCGGTATGCCATCGGCAAGTGGGAGGAGCGTGACGACAGAGTCATGACCGCCGCCCAGGCTCAGGTCAGCCAGGAAGGAGGCCTGTGA
- a CDS encoding TonB family protein has product MRSYYDNAVYSPYGAYELKLKYQRNFLFGTGITLGAVLFILAVAWVISVWSEEEVIASATPVTIRTVADLGPPPAIAKKPPQVKVNQPNAVAPKVGIPKPVADDEVMDDDVTLATREELAEIVAPDITSASSGGADIVVDIQDDEYLPAPDEFTPVEIVAEMIYYETPEYPRLARQAGLEGLVRVKALVDRNGNVKDAMLYQSCGTTSLDEAAVGASYKCKFKPAIQNGRPVAMWVTYKVEFFIEEAAP; this is encoded by the coding sequence ATGCGATCTTATTACGATAACGCCGTCTACTCCCCGTACGGTGCCTACGAGCTGAAGTTAAAGTACCAGCGCAACTTCCTGTTCGGTACCGGTATCACGCTGGGGGCGGTGCTGTTCATTCTCGCGGTCGCCTGGGTCATATCCGTCTGGTCGGAGGAGGAAGTGATAGCCTCAGCGACGCCGGTGACGATCAGGACAGTTGCTGACCTCGGCCCACCCCCGGCTATCGCCAAGAAACCGCCTCAGGTAAAAGTCAATCAGCCCAACGCCGTGGCTCCCAAAGTCGGTATTCCGAAGCCGGTCGCCGACGATGAGGTTATGGACGACGACGTTACCCTGGCCACCCGCGAGGAGTTGGCGGAAATTGTGGCTCCCGACATTACTTCGGCCAGTTCAGGTGGCGCTGACATTGTCGTCGACATCCAGGACGACGAGTATCTCCCGGCTCCCGATGAGTTTACGCCGGTGGAGATCGTCGCTGAGATGATTTACTACGAGACACCGGAGTACCCGCGCCTGGCTCGACAGGCCGGCCTGGAGGGGCTGGTCCGGGTTAAGGCCCTCGTTGACAGGAACGGCAACGTCAAGGACGCCATGCTCTATCAGTCTTGCGGTACCACCTCGCTGGATGAGGCGGCCGTTGGTGCCTCTTACAAGTGCAAGTTCAAACCGGCGATTCAGAACGGTCGACCCGTCGCTATGTGGGTGACCTACAAGGTGGAGTTCTTCATCGAGGAGGCTGCCCCCTGA
- a CDS encoding DEAD/DEAH box helicase, giving the protein MRLSDLERLGIPRRIVEVWRERQGESLLPVQRQALRQGLLDITARRASVSDGVSGMIVSAPTSSGKSFCAEMAAVSALTARRKAVLLFPMKSLAEQNYRLLRDTYEPLGIRCLIATGDHPENDQRFAAGDYHLAVAIYEKFDLLLTADLDALSNIGLVVVDELEMLTEPGRGAVLERLLTKILASCYQPAILALSAVLDDDTAAVLARWLSASVVKENSRPVDLLRGVAAEGSVRFRSFNGAQDGSEPFAIGDAAGDLADVLIGQLRQAAGPTLVFLKSRQDTVQLALRLAASVQWPEANGATARLREEEPSFLVRSLIQTLTRGIAFHNSDLTPWHRSVVEESFINGEVRVLCSTTTLALGVNLPAETVYLETVRYAPGNYDRRPVLVPITRAEFDNMTGRAGRYNFCRGVTGKAIVLADSEFERDVLWEQYISPDRPEAVLLPVQPISLDDWLLQMICAGVSPSLSAARSVLAKSLHTVCHPGAELNPEPAVEMLTRERLVGVGNGGLLYPTPAGRAVATAGLTVRQAVHLRGWLEQGYPQTNFGWTALAVSAPDWRLPPSILTRYEQAENLPLKLLSQRYDHSMGEITCLLPQDWRSQPLGYRTMAGLKALLVLDDWSRMVPVQSLEEQYQMHLGQIMSLGEAAAHLVSATAALVEAGDRQSKVVGMLRAHAFSLQHGLSADLRGLHACLGAVLNRSDFVALHEAGVVEMRQLGDLDSQRRAKFIRGEAKLRRINDIIDSFKEEVAMLSKQVGNRVVPAAEPDSVEIDGAFDRERFLVRINGFPVWLTGKSFKYFTRLAWSRLTADGGWIYKEDIEIGFNQARYLYRMKNEIAGGFSFPWQVVENNRLGYYRLQIDPVKIRVNQGRLRNHPDWEVRRLFAEPGTVAVG; this is encoded by the coding sequence ATGCGTTTGAGTGATCTGGAAAGGCTTGGTATTCCGCGGCGGATAGTAGAAGTCTGGCGGGAACGTCAGGGGGAATCACTCTTGCCTGTGCAGCGGCAGGCATTGCGACAGGGGTTGCTCGACATCACGGCTCGGCGCGCTTCCGTGAGTGACGGGGTCTCCGGCATGATAGTCTCGGCGCCGACGTCATCAGGGAAATCCTTCTGCGCCGAAATGGCGGCGGTGAGCGCTCTGACCGCCCGCAGGAAGGCCGTGCTGCTGTTTCCGATGAAGTCTCTTGCGGAGCAGAACTACCGCCTGCTGCGGGACACGTATGAACCGCTCGGGATAAGGTGCCTAATTGCCACGGGAGACCACCCGGAGAATGATCAGAGATTTGCCGCCGGTGACTATCATCTGGCCGTTGCCATTTACGAGAAGTTTGACCTGCTGCTCACGGCTGATCTCGATGCGTTGAGTAATATCGGGCTGGTAGTTGTAGATGAATTGGAAATGCTGACCGAACCCGGTCGCGGGGCGGTTCTGGAGCGGCTGCTGACAAAAATTCTGGCCTCCTGCTACCAGCCTGCCATCCTGGCCCTGTCGGCGGTTCTGGATGACGACACGGCCGCTGTTCTGGCCCGCTGGCTGTCAGCTTCGGTAGTAAAAGAGAATTCTCGCCCCGTTGACCTCCTTCGTGGTGTGGCCGCGGAGGGTTCGGTTCGTTTCCGGTCGTTCAACGGCGCTCAGGATGGAAGCGAGCCCTTTGCAATCGGGGATGCCGCCGGTGACCTTGCCGACGTTCTGATCGGTCAGCTCAGGCAGGCCGCGGGACCGACTCTTGTCTTCCTGAAGTCCCGGCAGGACACGGTGCAGCTTGCGCTCAGGCTCGCGGCTTCCGTACAGTGGCCCGAGGCAAATGGGGCGACTGCCCGTCTTCGGGAAGAAGAACCGTCGTTTCTTGTTCGATCGCTTATCCAGACGCTTACGCGGGGCATTGCATTTCACAACTCCGACCTGACGCCATGGCATAGGTCGGTTGTTGAGGAATCCTTTATCAATGGGGAAGTTCGCGTCCTGTGTTCAACCACCACTTTAGCCCTGGGTGTCAACCTGCCTGCAGAAACCGTATACCTCGAGACGGTCCGTTACGCACCCGGTAATTACGATAGGCGACCCGTGCTTGTGCCCATTACCCGGGCCGAGTTTGACAACATGACCGGCAGAGCCGGGCGCTACAACTTCTGTCGGGGTGTGACCGGCAAGGCTATTGTCCTGGCTGATTCGGAGTTCGAGCGCGACGTCCTCTGGGAGCAGTATATCAGTCCGGACCGGCCTGAGGCCGTGCTGCTCCCTGTGCAGCCGATCTCGCTGGATGATTGGCTTCTTCAGATGATCTGTGCCGGAGTGTCGCCAAGCCTCAGTGCCGCCCGTTCGGTGCTGGCCAAGAGTCTGCACACTGTTTGTCACCCCGGCGCTGAATTGAATCCGGAACCGGCCGTCGAAATGCTGACGCGAGAGCGGCTGGTTGGTGTCGGCAATGGCGGCCTGTTGTACCCCACCCCGGCAGGTAGAGCCGTAGCCACGGCCGGCCTGACCGTCAGACAGGCGGTTCATCTGCGCGGGTGGCTGGAGCAAGGGTACCCGCAGACAAACTTTGGCTGGACGGCCCTGGCGGTGAGCGCCCCCGACTGGCGCCTTCCTCCGTCTATTCTGACCCGTTACGAGCAGGCGGAGAATCTGCCTCTGAAACTGCTGTCGCAGCGGTATGATCATTCCATGGGTGAAATAACCTGCCTGCTTCCGCAAGACTGGCGGTCGCAGCCGCTTGGCTACCGAACCATGGCCGGTCTGAAGGCGCTGCTGGTGCTGGATGACTGGTCCCGGATGGTTCCGGTCCAGTCTCTTGAAGAACAGTACCAGATGCATCTGGGTCAGATAATGTCGCTCGGAGAGGCTGCGGCACACCTTGTGTCCGCCACGGCAGCCCTGGTAGAGGCAGGCGACAGGCAGTCAAAAGTGGTCGGCATGCTCCGTGCACATGCCTTCAGTCTTCAGCACGGCCTCTCCGCTGACCTTCGCGGCTTGCATGCCTGCCTTGGGGCGGTGCTGAACCGGTCGGATTTCGTAGCCCTGCATGAGGCTGGTGTTGTCGAGATGCGTCAGCTGGGTGATCTCGATTCTCAGAGGCGCGCCAAATTTATAAGGGGAGAGGCTAAGTTACGACGAATCAATGATATAATAGACTCATTTAAAGAGGAGGTTGCAATGTTGTCCAAACAGGTAGGTAACCGCGTGGTCCCCGCCGCCGAGCCTGATTCCGTCGAGATCGATGGGGCCTTTGATCGGGAACGTTTTCTTGTCCGTATAAACGGCTTTCCGGTGTGGCTGACCGGCAAGTCGTTTAAGTACTTCACCAGGCTGGCCTGGTCTCGCCTTACCGCCGACGGTGGGTGGATCTACAAGGAGGATATCGAAATCGGATTCAACCAGGCCAGATATCTGTACCGTATGAAGAACGAGATCGCTGGCGGCTTCAGCTTCCCCTGGCAGGTCGTTGAAAACAACCGGCTGGGGTACTATCGGCTTCAGATCGATCCGGTCAAGATCCGTGTCAATCAAGGCAGGCTTAGAAACCACCCGGATTGGGAAGTTCGGCGTCTCTTTGCTGAACCCGGCACGGTCGCTGTGGGCTGA
- the lon gene encoding endopeptidase La: METIIKSKNRLPLLTTDTETAYPVLPLMTGVLFPGTMLTIQVGRPENLQLLKACRDGRSEFVASYAHSEVETPDRAPIHQVGVFAVVHGVKEVTGGSVIATLEGLRRAALTRIQSAEPYTTATAYAIESLPFVSKHIKQKVDEVISIVSEITHLDPMYSPELSNVLKLNETDPALLADRAGAAFHLSLSAKQELLEAISLEQRFERLLYHLNMELSRVATVLSIHENVKKRIEDEQQKYFLRQQLTEIRRQLGEDFTEEKEAARLRNILRSRKELPPDVSARALIEIDRLGQLSAASAEYGVTKGYLDWLLNLPWGKCTAESLDMAEAERILSIEYYGSTGLKEQILQRLSIRKLMGGVDEGSTLCLVGAPGTGKASLAKAIARALGKEFIRISVGGISDTAAIKGTARTFLGAYPGKIVRTLRDAGTCDPLILIEDIDYFNVENDASVNMALLEVIDSRRSSRFFDNYLGIPFDLSKVLFVCSVRSYEEVPEQFVPRLEILELPGYIEREKIVIGKRYIIPKLLKRHGILKSEFRASDKVLSRIINNYTQEAGLLGFSQQIEKICRKIALQKAEDKKRSWTISEKNLESYLGTPVYIPEKAESQPEIGSAAGLAWTGSGGELMFIEGLKMRGEGGIITTGSLGDVMRESIQAAHSYVRSKADALGIDSSDFNEFDVHIHFPSGAIPKDGPSAGITVCLVIASVMAERPIRNDIAMTGEVTLRGKVLAVGGIKEKISAAYRTGIYNVAVPKENEKDIKDLPKEIIRKTRFHFIERVDELFELCLLDVVPSVYSLEKVFAEEIEKAKKRSTARKSRAAAKAKPRRKKQSR, translated from the coding sequence ATGGAAACCATTATCAAGAGCAAAAACCGGCTACCCCTCCTGACTACCGATACGGAGACCGCCTACCCGGTACTTCCACTCATGACCGGGGTGCTCTTTCCCGGCACCATGCTCACGATACAGGTCGGTCGGCCCGAGAACCTGCAACTGCTCAAGGCGTGCAGAGACGGCAGGAGCGAGTTTGTCGCCTCCTATGCGCACTCGGAGGTCGAAACGCCGGACCGTGCTCCGATTCACCAGGTCGGCGTATTTGCGGTTGTGCACGGCGTCAAAGAGGTTACCGGCGGCTCTGTGATTGCGACCCTTGAGGGTCTGCGGCGGGCGGCGCTTACACGTATCCAGTCGGCCGAACCATATACGACGGCGACCGCGTACGCGATTGAGTCGCTGCCGTTTGTCAGCAAGCACATTAAGCAGAAGGTTGACGAGGTCATCTCAATCGTCAGCGAGATTACGCACCTCGATCCAATGTACTCACCGGAACTGTCGAACGTACTGAAACTTAACGAAACCGACCCGGCCCTGCTGGCTGACCGAGCTGGCGCTGCCTTCCACCTCTCGCTCTCGGCCAAGCAGGAATTGCTGGAAGCCATCAGCCTGGAGCAACGCTTTGAAAGGCTTTTGTACCACCTCAATATGGAGCTTAGCCGAGTTGCCACGGTCCTGAGTATTCACGAAAACGTCAAAAAGCGGATAGAGGACGAGCAGCAGAAGTACTTCCTGCGGCAGCAGTTAACTGAGATCCGCCGACAGCTCGGTGAGGACTTTACCGAAGAAAAAGAGGCTGCGCGCCTGCGCAATATCCTCAGAAGCAGAAAAGAACTTCCGCCTGACGTTTCGGCGCGGGCGCTGATCGAAATCGACCGCCTCGGTCAGCTTTCTGCCGCTTCGGCCGAGTATGGTGTGACCAAGGGATATCTCGACTGGCTGCTCAATCTTCCATGGGGCAAATGCACCGCCGAGAGCCTTGACATGGCCGAGGCCGAGCGGATTCTCTCAATTGAGTACTACGGCTCCACGGGTCTGAAGGAGCAGATTCTCCAGCGGCTGTCCATCCGCAAGCTTATGGGCGGTGTGGACGAGGGCTCGACCCTCTGCCTCGTCGGTGCCCCCGGAACCGGCAAGGCTTCACTGGCCAAGGCCATAGCCCGTGCCCTGGGCAAAGAGTTCATTCGCATCTCGGTCGGAGGCATCTCCGATACCGCTGCTATCAAAGGGACGGCCAGAACGTTTCTCGGGGCGTATCCGGGTAAGATAGTCCGAACCCTTCGCGATGCCGGCACGTGCGATCCGCTGATTCTGATCGAAGATATCGATTACTTCAATGTCGAGAACGACGCTTCTGTAAACATGGCTCTCCTTGAAGTCATCGATTCGCGCCGGAGCTCGCGGTTTTTTGACAACTACCTGGGCATACCTTTTGACCTGAGCAAGGTCTTGTTTGTCTGCTCCGTCCGGTCCTACGAGGAAGTACCCGAGCAGTTTGTCCCCCGCCTGGAAATACTTGAATTGCCGGGGTATATCGAGCGTGAGAAAATCGTCATCGGGAAGCGGTATATCATCCCCAAACTGCTCAAGAGACACGGTATCCTGAAGTCCGAATTCAGAGCCTCGGATAAGGTCCTTTCCCGGATCATCAACAATTACACGCAGGAGGCCGGGTTGCTGGGGTTCTCCCAGCAGATAGAGAAGATCTGTCGGAAGATCGCGCTGCAGAAGGCCGAAGACAAGAAGCGTTCCTGGACCATTAGCGAGAAGAACCTGGAGTCCTACCTTGGTACGCCCGTCTACATCCCGGAGAAAGCAGAGTCTCAGCCCGAGATCGGCAGTGCGGCCGGCCTGGCCTGGACCGGGTCCGGCGGCGAGTTGATGTTCATCGAAGGCTTGAAGATGAGGGGGGAAGGAGGGATCATCACGACCGGCTCTCTGGGCGACGTTATGCGCGAATCCATACAGGCGGCGCACTCGTACGTTCGTTCCAAGGCTGATGCCCTCGGTATTGATTCCAGTGATTTCAACGAGTTTGACGTGCACATCCACTTTCCCTCGGGCGCCATCCCCAAGGACGGCCCGTCGGCCGGCATCACCGTGTGCCTCGTGATTGCGTCCGTCATGGCGGAACGCCCTATCCGTAACGATATCGCCATGACCGGCGAGGTGACGCTGCGTGGCAAGGTCCTGGCCGTGGGCGGCATAAAGGAAAAGATCTCGGCGGCGTACCGCACGGGCATCTACAACGTGGCTGTGCCCAAAGAGAACGAGAAAGATATCAAGGACCTGCCCAAGGAAATCATCCGCAAGACCAGGTTTCACTTCATCGAGCGGGTCGATGAGCTTTTCGAGCTTTGCCTGCTCGACGTCGTTCCGTCAGTGTACTCGCTCGAAAAAGTATTTGCCGAAGAGATCGAGAAGGCGAAAAAGAGGTCCACGGCGCGCAAGAGCCGCGCCGCGGCCAAAGCCAAACCCAGACGCAAAAAGCAATCCCGCTGA